In the genome of Treponema pedis, one region contains:
- a CDS encoding cobyric acid synthase, translated as MPAIMIQGTTSSAGKSLFCTGLCRIFKNNGLKTVPFKSQNMSSRFFVTSEGKKISTAQALQAEAAGTEPSVLMNPILLIPKTDTGARVIILGDEKTEMNAREYFEYKKSCRNMISESFKTLENENDIVVIEGAGSPAEINLNQNDIVNMGMAEMANAPVLLIADIDRGGVFAQLYGTVMLLPEKDRRRIKGMIINKFRGDKSLLDSGIKMIEELLNIPVIATIPYMHLELEDEDSLIGSEKKCNYRTQSKAEKEIEFNKLAKLIEENSDMDFIYTIAGIKK; from the coding sequence ATGCCTGCTATAATGATTCAAGGAACAACTTCTTCGGCAGGTAAATCTTTGTTTTGTACCGGACTTTGCCGCATTTTTAAGAATAACGGGTTAAAAACTGTTCCATTTAAATCACAAAATATGTCTTCTCGTTTTTTTGTAACCTCCGAAGGGAAAAAGATAAGTACTGCGCAAGCCTTACAGGCGGAAGCGGCGGGAACGGAACCTTCCGTCTTAATGAATCCTATTCTTCTTATTCCTAAAACCGATACCGGAGCAAGGGTTATTATTTTAGGCGATGAAAAAACCGAAATGAATGCTCGGGAGTATTTTGAATATAAAAAATCTTGCCGTAATATGATTTCGGAAAGTTTTAAAACTCTCGAAAACGAAAACGATATTGTGGTAATTGAAGGAGCCGGAAGTCCTGCGGAAATAAACTTAAACCAAAACGATATTGTAAATATGGGAATGGCGGAAATGGCAAATGCTCCCGTATTGTTAATTGCGGATATTGACCGTGGCGGGGTTTTTGCGCAGCTTTACGGAACCGTTATGTTATTACCGGAAAAAGACAGGCGCCGCATTAAAGGAATGATTATAAATAAATTCCGCGGAGATAAGAGTCTTTTGGATTCCGGCATTAAAATGATTGAAGAATTACTGAATATTCCCGTAATTGCGACAATTCCATATATGCATTTGGAACTTGAAGATGAAGACAGTTTGATAGGCTCGGAAAAAAAATGTAATTACCGAACTCAATCCAAGGCCGAAAAGGAAATAGAGTTTAATAAACTGGCAAAACTGATTGAAGAAAATTCAGATATGGATTTTATATATACAATTGCCGGAATTAAAAAATAA
- the mnmG gene encoding tRNA uridine-5-carboxymethylaminomethyl(34) synthesis enzyme MnmG: MMYRFSDYDVIVVGGGHAGIEAALASARMGENVLLITQTADSIGRLSCNPSIGGISKGNIVREIDALGGEMGKLADASMIQYRLLNKSRGPAVQAPRVQADKFLYSQLAKHTLELEKNLHIFQDTVCDIVSSGAGESGYVEYGKVQYVKTERGREFSAKAVVLATGTFLEGKIYIGEFESPDGRLGERAAVGLGKALAAKGFTVGRLKTGTPMRVLRSSVDFSLTEEQEADAVMRPFSFANAEIHRPYAKCYITHTNGNTHKIIAENLHRAPLFSGKIKGTGARYCPSIEDKIKKFPERERHHVYIEPEGLNTEELYINGLSSSLPEDVQDRMLRTIPCFENAVITRPAYAVDYAFVSPIQLSSDLQTRRIAGLFLAGQINGTSGYEEAGGQGIIAGINAALYSRSLKFKNEKFIPFVLKRSEAYIGVMIDDLVTQGVDEPYRMFTARAEYRLKLRHDTADERLTQAAYKIGLQKKEAVDRLNEKLSRRAEIISNWNAVKITGETAEKYPELKNHLGKTLSDVLHDPQIPLSLITKIDKASAEFSPELLESAELEIRYEHYIAVQDRRINKVKRMENTGIPADFNYDEISGLSTESCSRLKAVRPETIGQAGRIPGIRPSDIMLLTVRLRSL, encoded by the coding sequence ATGATGTATAGATTTTCCGATTATGATGTAATAGTGGTAGGCGGCGGACACGCAGGAATCGAAGCCGCCTTAGCTTCAGCCCGTATGGGCGAAAACGTCTTACTGATAACTCAAACTGCCGACAGCATAGGTCGTCTTTCATGTAATCCTTCGATAGGCGGAATTTCTAAAGGAAACATTGTCCGCGAAATTGACGCCCTGGGCGGAGAAATGGGAAAACTCGCGGACGCCTCTATGATTCAATACCGCTTATTGAATAAAAGCAGAGGGCCTGCAGTACAGGCTCCGCGCGTACAGGCGGATAAATTTCTTTACTCGCAATTGGCAAAGCATACGCTTGAGCTTGAAAAAAATCTACATATTTTTCAAGATACGGTTTGCGATATAGTTTCGTCCGGCGCGGGAGAATCGGGTTATGTAGAATATGGAAAGGTGCAATATGTAAAAACCGAACGGGGCAGAGAGTTTTCTGCTAAGGCTGTTGTGCTTGCAACGGGCACCTTTTTGGAAGGAAAAATTTACATAGGCGAATTTGAATCTCCCGACGGAAGACTCGGAGAAAGGGCAGCTGTCGGTTTGGGAAAAGCTCTTGCCGCAAAGGGCTTTACCGTCGGAAGACTTAAAACGGGAACGCCTATGCGCGTTTTGCGCAGTTCGGTAGATTTTTCTTTAACCGAAGAACAGGAAGCCGACGCCGTTATGCGCCCCTTTTCCTTTGCAAATGCGGAAATTCACAGACCTTATGCAAAATGCTATATTACTCATACAAACGGAAATACACATAAAATTATTGCAGAAAATTTACATCGCGCGCCCCTTTTTTCGGGAAAAATAAAGGGAACGGGAGCAAGATATTGCCCTTCTATTGAAGATAAAATTAAAAAATTCCCTGAGAGGGAAAGACATCACGTTTATATTGAACCTGAAGGGCTTAACACGGAAGAGCTTTATATTAACGGCCTTTCTTCTTCCCTTCCCGAAGATGTTCAAGACAGAATGCTCAGAACAATTCCCTGTTTTGAAAACGCCGTAATTACACGCCCCGCTTATGCCGTAGATTACGCCTTTGTTTCTCCCATTCAGCTTTCTTCCGACTTACAAACTCGCCGCATTGCAGGCCTTTTTTTAGCCGGACAAATTAACGGAACTTCAGGTTACGAAGAAGCCGGCGGGCAGGGTATTATTGCAGGCATAAATGCGGCTCTTTATTCCCGCTCCCTTAAATTTAAAAATGAAAAATTTATTCCGTTTGTGTTAAAACGCAGCGAAGCATATATCGGAGTTATGATTGATGATTTGGTTACCCAAGGTGTAGATGAACCTTACCGTATGTTTACCGCCCGTGCGGAATACAGATTAAAATTAAGGCACGATACCGCCGATGAAAGACTTACTCAAGCGGCTTATAAAATAGGATTACAAAAAAAAGAAGCCGTAGACAGGCTTAACGAAAAACTTTCCCGACGCGCCGAAATTATTTCAAACTGGAACGCCGTAAAAATAACCGGAGAAACGGCGGAAAAATATCCGGAGCTGAAAAATCATCTGGGCAAAACCTTAAGCGATGTTCTTCACGACCCTCAAATTCCGCTTTCATTAATTACGAAAATAGACAAGGCTTCGGCCGAATTTTCTCCCGAACTTTTAGAATCCGCAGAGCTTGAAATCAGATATGAGCATTATATTGCCGTACAGGATAGAAGAATAAACAAGGTAAAACGTATGGAAAACACCGGGATACCTGCCGATTTTAATTATGATGAAATTTCAGGACTTTCCACGGAATCATGCTCCAGGCTGAAAGCAGTCAGACCGGAAACAATAGGGCAGGCGGGAAGAATTCCCGGAATAAGACCTTCCGATATTATGCTGCTTACCGTACGCCTTAGGTCTTTATAG